The proteins below are encoded in one region of Sphingobacterium sp. R2:
- a CDS encoding LVIVD repeat-containing protein encodes MKRIWIILLSCIALSSCDKIESKGMYLARVPIFETMESIRAKANPVSGPTAIVQAGKIYIYQDYLLINEPGKGIHIFNNVDPSKPLAMAFLSIPGNVDLAVLDGKLYADSFTDLLTFDLENPASPKLLTRNKDVFKVLLEMDYINNTTDRIITGYRDSLVSYSQKDKYSPYDRKDNVYYETNSGSGQGGSMARFTIANKHLYAVDQTTLHLFNVQNASQPVYVKDIKIGPGIETIFPFKNNLFIGSNTGMVIYDITTASAPVELSRYSHIRACDPVVVNEKYAFVTLRAGVVCGGQQNLLEVIDIQDLTKPMLKNTFTLENPHGLALSDQTLYVCEGKFGLKSFDASDVSQIGNKLLETQKELTSIDVIAGSKSLIVVAEKGVHQYDYSNKAKLKELSIIPIIGSN; translated from the coding sequence ATGAAAAGAATTTGGATTATCTTATTGAGTTGTATAGCGCTTTCGAGCTGTGATAAGATCGAAAGTAAGGGAATGTATCTGGCTCGCGTGCCAATATTTGAAACAATGGAAAGTATACGGGCTAAAGCGAATCCCGTAAGCGGCCCTACCGCTATTGTTCAAGCTGGAAAGATCTATATTTATCAAGATTATTTGTTAATCAATGAACCAGGGAAAGGCATTCATATCTTTAATAATGTAGATCCGTCAAAACCTCTGGCGATGGCGTTCTTAAGTATTCCTGGAAATGTGGATCTTGCGGTTCTGGATGGAAAGCTGTATGCTGATAGTTTTACAGATCTGTTGACCTTCGATCTGGAAAATCCAGCGTCACCCAAGTTATTGACACGAAATAAGGATGTGTTTAAGGTCTTGCTTGAAATGGATTATATCAATAATACTACAGATCGCATCATTACAGGATACCGAGATAGTCTTGTAAGCTATAGCCAAAAAGATAAATATTCACCCTATGACCGAAAAGATAATGTTTATTACGAGACCAATTCGGGATCGGGGCAGGGCGGATCTATGGCGCGATTTACCATTGCTAATAAACATTTATATGCTGTAGATCAAACGACATTACACCTTTTTAACGTACAGAATGCAAGTCAACCTGTCTATGTAAAGGACATCAAGATAGGCCCTGGTATCGAAACAATTTTTCCTTTTAAAAACAACCTATTTATAGGCTCCAATACAGGTATGGTGATTTATGATATCACCACAGCATCGGCTCCCGTAGAGCTGTCGCGTTATTCGCATATTCGTGCTTGTGATCCTGTGGTAGTTAACGAGAAATATGCCTTTGTAACTTTACGGGCTGGCGTAGTATGTGGTGGACAGCAGAATCTATTGGAAGTTATCGACATCCAAGACCTGACAAAACCGATGTTAAAAAATACCTTCACGTTGGAGAATCCCCATGGCTTGGCGCTCTCAGACCAAACCTTATATGTTTGTGAAGGAAAATTCGGATTGAAGTCATTCGATGCCAGTGATGTCAGCCAAATAGGCAATAAGCTTCTCGAAACTCAAAAAGAACTGACGAGCATAGATGTGATCGCCGGATCAAAATCGCTAATCGTTGTTGCAGAAAAAGGTGTACATCAATATGATTATAGCAATAAAGCCAAACTGAAGGAATTGAGCATCATTCCGATTATCGGTTCCAATTAA
- a CDS encoding GAF domain-containing protein: MAEDLQIAKGSKEEQYQNLLPQIGGLLQGEPNQIANLANIAAALKEQFNFFWVGFYLIDGDELVLGPFQGPVACTRIKKGRGVCGGAWAQEKTLIVPDVEQFPGHIACSSLSRSEIVLPVFKQGQIIGVLDVDSSELNSFDEVDEQYLKQILLLLDSE, from the coding sequence ATGGCAGAGGATTTACAAATAGCTAAAGGTAGCAAAGAAGAACAATATCAAAATTTACTTCCTCAAATTGGAGGATTACTGCAAGGCGAGCCTAATCAAATTGCCAATCTGGCTAACATCGCTGCTGCATTGAAAGAACAATTCAATTTTTTCTGGGTTGGTTTCTATCTTATAGATGGAGATGAGCTGGTATTAGGTCCATTTCAGGGACCTGTTGCATGCACGCGTATCAAGAAAGGTCGTGGTGTCTGCGGAGGAGCTTGGGCACAAGAAAAAACATTGATTGTTCCGGATGTGGAGCAATTTCCGGGACACATTGCCTGTAGCTCACTATCGCGATCAGAAATCGTGCTACCCGTTTTTAAACAGGGACAGATTATCGGTGTGCTGGACGTTGACAGCAGTGAATTAAATAGTTTTGATGAAGTCGATGAGCAATACCTTAAACAGATATTACTGCTTTTAGACAGCGAATAA
- the ruvA gene encoding Holliday junction branch migration protein RuvA yields MYEYFNGKLTYKAPTHVVIDVSGIGYYVHISLYTFSQIKDQENCKLFISLQVREDSHTLYGFATEGEKKLFENLISVSGIGPNTGRMILSSNTPDEIQSAIVNGQVLLIQKIKGIGPKTAQRLILELQDKLKKQGFEALATSIQSQSIPDEALSALVMLGFNKAAAEKVLNTILKTDSNLSVEDMIKLALKRL; encoded by the coding sequence ATGTACGAATATTTCAACGGAAAATTAACATATAAAGCCCCCACTCACGTTGTTATCGATGTGAGTGGGATTGGCTATTATGTCCACATCTCTCTTTATACCTTTTCTCAAATCAAAGATCAGGAAAACTGCAAATTATTCATTTCACTTCAAGTTCGGGAAGATTCTCATACACTTTATGGCTTTGCAACTGAAGGTGAGAAAAAACTATTTGAAAATTTGATCTCTGTTTCGGGTATAGGTCCCAATACAGGTCGTATGATCCTGTCGTCAAACACACCAGATGAGATCCAGTCTGCCATTGTTAATGGGCAGGTCTTACTGATTCAAAAGATTAAGGGAATTGGTCCTAAAACAGCACAACGTCTTATCTTGGAACTTCAGGATAAATTAAAAAAGCAGGGATTCGAAGCTTTGGCAACATCTATTCAGTCCCAATCCATACCGGACGAAGCGCTATCCGCACTTGTTATGCTCGGGTTCAACAAAGCCGCGGCAGAGAAAGTATTAAATACCATTCTAAAAACAGACAGCAATCTTTCTGTAGAGGATATGATCAAATTAGCACTGAAACGACTTTAA
- a CDS encoding NADP-dependent malic enzyme, with protein sequence MSNTNRKQAALNYHAMGRPGKIAVVPTKPTNSQRDLSLAYSPGVAEPCLAIAENKEDAYKYTAKGNLVAVISNGTAVLGLGDIGAQAGKPVMEGKGLLFKIFADIDVFDIEVDTKNVDEFVNIVKALEPTFGGINLEDIKAPECFEIERRLKEEMNIPVMHDDQHGTAIISGAALINACEIIGKDISKVKIVVNGAGAAAMSCTAMYISVGARKENIVMLDSKGVIRTDRENLDSMKAQYATDRDIHTLADAVKDSDVFIGLSAAEVMSAEMLLSMAPNPIVLAMANPNPEIAYDLAMATRNDIIMGTGRSDYPNQVNNVLGFPYIFRGALDVRATAINEEMKIAAVRAIADLAKQPVPEEVNQAYNTNNLKFSEEYIIPKPTDPRLITEVSMAVAKAAIASGVAKTVIEDWDQYSDALRKRLGKDDAIMRNLTMAAKRDPKRVVFAEADNYKTLRAAQIVKEEGIAVPILLGRKDKIERLIKEYAFELDGLEIIDPIAEVDGETERSKKFIEHLYIKRQRRGISKYDARKLMYDRNYFGASLVEFGEADTLISGMTKNYANTIRPALHVIGAKPGSRVAGMYMMLTKKGPIFMGDTTVNEDPTAQELADITLLLDKAVKRMNIQPRIALLSYSNFGSSEGKTPTKVRAAAQILHDQYPDIIAEGDLQANFALNSEMLTANFPFSYLNGKSANTLVFPNLESGNIAYKLLQEVGEAEAVGPILLGMNKPIHVLQLDSSVREIVNMVTIAVVDVQTHLKNL encoded by the coding sequence ATGAGTAACACTAATCGTAAACAGGCAGCATTAAATTACCACGCTATGGGTAGACCTGGTAAAATAGCTGTTGTTCCGACCAAACCAACAAATTCGCAAAGAGACTTGTCATTAGCATATTCTCCTGGTGTAGCGGAGCCATGTTTGGCTATTGCTGAGAACAAAGAAGATGCATATAAATATACCGCAAAAGGAAACCTTGTTGCCGTTATCAGTAATGGTACAGCCGTATTGGGTTTAGGCGATATCGGTGCCCAAGCTGGTAAACCAGTCATGGAAGGTAAAGGTTTATTATTCAAAATTTTTGCCGACATTGATGTATTTGACATCGAAGTGGACACCAAAAATGTCGATGAGTTTGTCAACATTGTCAAAGCATTGGAACCTACTTTTGGAGGTATCAACCTGGAAGATATCAAAGCACCGGAATGTTTTGAAATCGAACGCCGTTTAAAAGAAGAAATGAACATCCCTGTGATGCACGATGACCAACATGGTACGGCAATCATCTCCGGTGCAGCATTGATCAATGCCTGTGAAATTATCGGTAAAGATATTTCAAAAGTAAAAATCGTTGTCAATGGCGCTGGAGCAGCTGCAATGTCATGTACAGCAATGTATATTTCAGTAGGTGCTCGCAAAGAAAATATTGTGATGCTGGATAGCAAAGGTGTAATCCGTACGGATAGAGAAAATCTTGACAGTATGAAAGCACAATATGCAACAGATCGCGATATTCATACCCTGGCAGACGCTGTCAAAGATTCAGATGTATTTATCGGTCTATCGGCAGCAGAAGTCATGTCGGCAGAAATGTTGTTATCGATGGCTCCAAACCCAATTGTATTGGCGATGGCAAATCCAAATCCTGAGATTGCTTACGATTTGGCGATGGCAACACGTAACGATATTATCATGGGTACGGGTCGTTCAGACTATCCTAACCAAGTAAACAATGTATTGGGTTTCCCTTATATCTTCCGAGGTGCGTTGGACGTACGTGCAACTGCCATCAATGAAGAAATGAAAATTGCGGCAGTACGTGCGATTGCTGACTTGGCGAAACAACCCGTTCCGGAAGAAGTTAATCAGGCTTATAATACCAATAACTTAAAGTTCTCAGAAGAATATATTATTCCAAAACCTACAGATCCACGTTTGATCACGGAAGTTTCTATGGCTGTTGCGAAAGCCGCTATCGCATCAGGTGTAGCAAAGACCGTAATAGAAGATTGGGATCAATACAGCGATGCGCTACGTAAACGCCTTGGTAAGGACGATGCGATCATGCGCAATTTGACTATGGCTGCTAAAAGAGATCCTAAACGTGTTGTTTTTGCGGAAGCAGACAATTATAAAACACTGCGCGCGGCACAGATTGTCAAAGAAGAGGGCATTGCGGTTCCTATTCTTTTGGGCCGAAAAGATAAAATCGAACGCCTAATTAAAGAATATGCTTTTGAATTGGATGGCCTCGAAATCATCGATCCCATTGCTGAAGTAGATGGTGAAACAGAGCGTTCCAAGAAATTTATCGAGCACCTGTACATCAAGAGACAACGTCGCGGTATATCGAAATATGATGCCCGTAAGCTGATGTATGACCGCAACTATTTTGGAGCCTCTTTAGTGGAATTTGGCGAAGCTGATACCTTAATTTCTGGTATGACCAAAAATTACGCAAATACGATCCGTCCGGCATTGCACGTGATCGGGGCTAAACCAGGAAGTCGCGTCGCAGGAATGTATATGATGTTAACCAAAAAAGGACCCATTTTTATGGGGGATACAACGGTGAACGAAGATCCAACTGCGCAAGAATTGGCCGACATTACCTTGCTTTTGGATAAAGCCGTTAAGCGCATGAATATCCAGCCACGTATCGCTCTATTGTCGTATTCTAACTTTGGTTCAAGTGAAGGAAAAACGCCTACAAAAGTAAGAGCTGCAGCACAGATTCTACACGATCAATATCCTGATATCATTGCTGAGGGTGATTTACAAGCAAACTTCGCATTAAATAGCGAAATGCTGACAGCAAACTTCCCTTTCAGCTATTTAAATGGAAAATCAGCAAATACACTTGTGTTCCCTAATCTAGAATCAGGGAATATTGCCTATAAATTATTGCAAGAAGTTGGTGAGGCGGAAGCTGTAGGGCCGATTCTTTTGGGTATGAACAAACCCATCCACGTTTTGCAGTTGGATAGCTCTGTACGCGAAATCGTCAATATGGTTACCATTGCCGTCGTAGACGTACAGACACATCTTAAAAATTTATAG
- the dacB gene encoding D-alanyl-D-alanine carboxypeptidase/D-alanyl-D-alanine-endopeptidase has product MNQFVLSTIAFSTYALTTVTTPLFAQDLRSKIQDAFTQFQNQESLKNGLSSLIVFDGKTGQTLFAANENIGLATASTMKVITSATALDFLGKNFQFKTTLYYTGEIDENGVLNGNIIVTGTGDPTLGSARYPETQATTILNKWLAAIQNAGIKSIHGAIIADDRLYNGNQLPGGWIWTDMGNYYGAGISSLNWCENAFGVNFSPSNKVGAKAEILSYTAHVPYLEIINETTTGKAGSGDNVYAYAAPYSTKIFVRGSYGQDLKKTIELSSPDPAYDLAYQLNEVLNNNGISASELPATGTKMDSVDVSKKQTLDIHLSPTLDKIVYWFNQKSINLYGEALLKAIAYTTAGKTGTDDGAYYIQKYWNAKLGIKSSELNSMDGSGLSPQNRVTTAAMNKIMQYAQKQNWYPAFYESLPTYNNMKMKSGTIGGVLGYTGVHTNKSGQSFTYTLLVNNYSGPASIMRQQMFKLLDVLK; this is encoded by the coding sequence ATGAACCAATTTGTGCTAAGTACGATAGCTTTTTCCACTTACGCGTTAACGACCGTTACCACTCCACTATTTGCACAGGATCTTCGCAGTAAAATCCAAGATGCTTTTACACAGTTTCAAAATCAGGAAAGCCTCAAGAATGGTTTGAGCTCATTGATCGTTTTCGATGGAAAAACAGGACAAACGCTATTCGCAGCAAATGAAAATATCGGACTGGCGACCGCCTCCACCATGAAGGTAATCACTTCGGCAACGGCATTGGACTTCCTGGGCAAGAATTTTCAGTTCAAAACAACCCTGTATTATACCGGTGAAATCGACGAAAATGGTGTGTTAAACGGAAATATTATTGTGACAGGCACGGGTGACCCCACACTTGGCAGCGCCCGCTATCCAGAGACTCAAGCAACAACGATACTGAACAAGTGGCTCGCAGCAATCCAAAATGCCGGTATCAAAAGTATTCATGGCGCCATCATCGCCGATGACAGGCTTTATAATGGGAACCAGCTTCCGGGCGGGTGGATCTGGACCGATATGGGGAACTATTACGGTGCGGGAATTTCGTCACTCAATTGGTGTGAGAACGCCTTTGGCGTAAATTTCAGTCCAAGCAATAAGGTTGGCGCCAAAGCGGAGATCCTGAGCTATACCGCTCATGTTCCCTACCTGGAAATTATCAACGAAACAACTACGGGTAAAGCAGGAAGTGGAGACAATGTATACGCCTATGCTGCCCCTTATTCGACCAAGATATTTGTCCGTGGTTCGTACGGACAGGATCTCAAGAAAACAATTGAGCTCTCTTCGCCCGATCCGGCCTATGATCTCGCTTATCAATTAAACGAAGTCTTAAACAATAACGGTATTTCTGCCAGCGAGCTACCTGCCACCGGGACAAAGATGGATTCGGTCGATGTTTCAAAAAAACAAACCCTGGATATCCACCTTTCCCCAACCTTAGACAAAATTGTCTACTGGTTTAACCAAAAGAGCATTAACCTCTATGGAGAAGCCCTTTTGAAAGCCATCGCTTATACAACAGCGGGTAAAACAGGCACCGACGATGGCGCCTATTATATACAGAAATATTGGAATGCCAAACTAGGCATAAAATCCAGTGAACTTAATAGCATGGATGGCTCTGGTTTATCACCTCAAAATAGGGTGACCACAGCTGCCATGAATAAGATTATGCAATATGCACAAAAACAAAACTGGTACCCCGCTTTCTACGAAAGTCTTCCCACCTATAACAATATGAAGATGAAAAGCGGAACAATTGGCGGCGTACTTGGTTATACAGGTGTGCATACCAATAAATCAGGACAGTCGTTTACGTATACTTTGCTGGTCAACAACTATTCAGGACCGGCTTCTATTATGCGGCAGCAGATGTTTAAATTACTGGATGTCCTGAAGTAA
- a CDS encoding aminopeptidase P family protein: MKHIEKLAAIREAMKVQGIDGYIIPSSDPHISEYLPERYKCIAWASGFTGSAGTLAITQDFAGLWTDSRYFVQAAEQLAGTGFELVKLKAQGAAEYADWLGEQLGAGAKVAFDGNLASLLVAQSVQHTLEPLEITVDGHVDLLSSLWEGRPALPKAQAYLLDENITGQSTVSKIEAVRAEMKKNRTAAHLISSLDDLAWLLNIRGQDVPCNPVVLGFVMITTEDSTLYIEPSKLSAEATEQLKTCGVQVAPYEDVFKAISALDVASILIDPKRTCFAVFDSIPKQVKIVEKTNPSTSLKAIKNTIEIENNRHTFVKDGVALTRFFKWLEENVSSGELSELSIADKLRELRERQEGFVDVSFTTIAGYLDHGALPHYSANEKSNYMLEPKGLLLVDSGGQYQTGTTDITRVVSLGAATQEEKEDYTLVLKGTIEGSQAIFPTGTRGYQIDAITRRPLWETLRNYGHGTGHGVGFFLNVHEGPQVFNPAAIDVAVEPGMITSIEPGLYRVGKHGIRIENLVLTRKAGSSEFGDFLDFETLTICYIATDLIEKSLLDKKHIAWLNNYNQWVYDQLSTHLNAEEKNWLADKCQAI; this comes from the coding sequence ATGAAGCATATCGAAAAATTAGCTGCTATTCGTGAGGCGATGAAGGTTCAAGGAATCGACGGCTATATTATCCCGTCATCAGACCCTCATATTAGTGAATATTTACCAGAACGTTACAAATGTATTGCTTGGGCATCCGGATTTACAGGTTCCGCAGGCACTTTGGCTATCACGCAGGATTTTGCGGGACTTTGGACCGATTCTCGCTATTTTGTTCAAGCGGCAGAGCAGTTGGCAGGAACAGGTTTTGAACTGGTGAAATTGAAAGCACAGGGAGCCGCAGAATACGCGGATTGGTTGGGAGAGCAGCTGGGTGCTGGCGCTAAAGTTGCTTTTGACGGCAATCTCGCTTCTTTATTGGTGGCCCAATCTGTTCAGCATACTTTGGAGCCTTTGGAGATTACAGTAGATGGTCATGTTGATCTGCTGTCTTCCTTATGGGAAGGACGTCCAGCGCTGCCTAAGGCACAGGCCTACCTGCTGGATGAAAATATTACGGGACAATCAACGGTTTCTAAAATTGAAGCTGTCCGTGCCGAAATGAAAAAGAATAGAACGGCGGCGCATCTCATTTCATCTTTGGACGACCTGGCCTGGTTATTAAACATCCGTGGTCAGGATGTGCCCTGTAACCCTGTTGTTTTGGGCTTTGTAATGATTACAACCGAAGATAGTACACTTTATATCGAACCATCGAAACTAAGCGCTGAGGCGACGGAGCAACTGAAAACGTGTGGAGTGCAAGTGGCGCCCTATGAAGATGTTTTTAAAGCGATTTCAGCATTGGATGTGGCGTCAATTCTTATTGATCCCAAACGTACCTGTTTTGCCGTCTTTGACAGCATACCTAAACAGGTTAAAATTGTTGAAAAAACAAACCCTTCGACGAGTTTAAAAGCTATTAAGAATACAATTGAAATTGAAAATAATCGCCATACGTTTGTAAAAGACGGCGTAGCGTTGACGCGTTTCTTTAAGTGGCTGGAAGAAAATGTTTCTTCCGGTGAACTTTCCGAATTATCTATCGCAGATAAATTGCGCGAGTTGCGCGAGCGTCAAGAGGGCTTTGTTGACGTCTCCTTTACCACAATTGCCGGATATTTGGACCATGGTGCCTTACCGCACTATTCGGCAAATGAAAAATCAAACTATATGTTAGAGCCTAAGGGGTTGCTATTGGTAGATTCTGGAGGGCAATATCAAACGGGCACAACAGATATTACACGTGTAGTATCCCTCGGTGCTGCGACCCAAGAGGAAAAGGAGGATTATACATTGGTGCTCAAAGGAACGATAGAAGGCTCTCAGGCCATTTTTCCGACTGGAACGCGCGGCTATCAGATCGATGCGATAACGCGTCGTCCATTGTGGGAAACATTACGCAATTATGGGCATGGTACCGGACATGGGGTAGGCTTTTTTCTGAATGTGCATGAAGGGCCACAGGTGTTTAACCCGGCGGCAATCGATGTTGCGGTTGAACCTGGCATGATTACTTCAATAGAGCCTGGATTGTACCGTGTAGGAAAACATGGGATCCGTATTGAGAACTTAGTGTTGACCCGTAAAGCAGGTTCTTCTGAATTTGGCGATTTTCTAGATTTTGAGACATTAACAATATGTTATATCGCAACTGATTTGATCGAGAAATCCCTATTGGATAAGAAACATATTGCCTGGTTGAATAATTATAATCAATGGGTTTACGATCAATTGTCGACGCATCTTAATGCGGAGGAAAAGAACTGGTTGGCAGATAAGTGCCAAGCAATTTAA
- a CDS encoding alkaline phosphatase, which translates to MVKNNKLMWLLFAGLSIQSVSAQQKLTANAGHSHNDYKQQIPLLEAYYAGMGSIEADVFYRNGELYVAHESSEIKPGKTLKKLYIDPLIAFFKENGNKPYAKPEQTLQLVIDIKENYEQVLSKLLADLKGNESIFDQQKNPSAIKIVVSGEIPPPEKFDNYPSMIYFDGRPEKDYTPAQLKHIGMISQDIKQYSVWNGKGTPTPPDLEKMKSVIDKAHKLGKPFRFWATKDSPNSWKELGHMGVDWINTDHPTALKNFYLNSAKVEYANPKAYVPYQPTYKNDGATSKVKNVILLIGDGMGLAQIQAGLSANFGQSNIINMKHIGLSRTEASNSDFTDSAAGGTALATGHKTNNRYIGVDANGKPISSIPDTLAHHGIKSGIISVGDITDATPAAFYAHQIDRTMSEEIAADFKNSHVDILVGSRRESFVKNKDNTLMQQLIEKGYQLQQNLDDFEKATSGKQLVLLADSATRRILDGRGEMLKTSLSKTIELLSKNDNGFFIMAEGAQIDYGAHANDLPYVVTEQHDFDRLVGEALKFADQDGETLVIVTADHETGGLSLLDANYKKGTIRGNFSSDDHTNIMVPVFAYGPGAQHFIGIYNNTAVFKKIIQAYRLK; encoded by the coding sequence ATGGTAAAAAACAATAAATTAATGTGGCTGCTATTTGCAGGCCTAAGCATTCAGTCGGTTTCTGCACAACAGAAACTGACTGCCAATGCCGGACATAGTCATAATGATTACAAACAGCAAATCCCGCTGTTGGAGGCTTATTATGCTGGAATGGGCTCTATCGAAGCGGACGTCTTCTATCGCAATGGAGAGCTTTACGTTGCCCATGAAAGCAGTGAGATCAAACCAGGGAAAACGTTAAAAAAACTTTACATTGACCCTTTAATTGCTTTCTTTAAGGAGAACGGGAATAAACCTTATGCCAAACCTGAGCAAACCTTGCAGCTCGTGATTGATATCAAGGAAAATTACGAACAGGTACTGTCTAAATTGTTGGCCGATTTGAAGGGCAACGAATCTATATTCGACCAGCAGAAAAATCCTTCCGCCATTAAAATTGTCGTCAGCGGTGAAATCCCACCGCCCGAAAAGTTCGACAATTATCCATCAATGATTTATTTTGATGGCCGGCCGGAAAAAGACTATACGCCGGCACAGCTCAAACATATTGGCATGATCAGTCAGGATATTAAACAGTATTCAGTCTGGAATGGCAAAGGGACCCCTACTCCACCCGACCTTGAAAAGATGAAATCTGTGATAGACAAGGCGCATAAATTGGGCAAGCCCTTTCGTTTCTGGGCAACCAAAGACAGCCCCAATAGTTGGAAAGAACTTGGTCACATGGGGGTAGATTGGATCAATACAGACCATCCTACTGCGCTTAAGAATTTCTATTTAAACAGCGCTAAAGTCGAATATGCAAATCCAAAGGCCTACGTTCCCTATCAGCCAACCTATAAAAACGATGGCGCCACGAGCAAGGTCAAAAATGTTATTTTACTCATTGGTGATGGCATGGGCTTAGCCCAGATACAGGCGGGTTTAAGTGCAAATTTTGGTCAGTCCAATATTATCAACATGAAACATATTGGTCTTTCACGCACCGAAGCATCCAATTCGGATTTTACCGACTCTGCTGCAGGAGGGACTGCCTTGGCTACTGGACATAAAACCAATAACAGGTACATCGGTGTGGATGCCAATGGTAAACCCATCAGTTCGATTCCAGATACACTGGCTCATCATGGGATCAAAAGTGGCATCATCAGTGTCGGGGATATTACCGATGCCACCCCTGCGGCATTTTATGCTCATCAGATCGACCGGACTATGTCGGAGGAAATTGCAGCAGATTTTAAAAATAGCCATGTGGATATTTTAGTGGGTTCGCGTCGCGAAAGCTTTGTTAAAAACAAGGATAATACATTAATGCAGCAACTGATTGAAAAAGGTTATCAGCTTCAGCAAAATTTAGATGATTTCGAAAAAGCGACATCGGGCAAACAGCTGGTGCTCTTGGCGGATTCTGCGACAAGAAGAATACTCGATGGCCGGGGAGAAATGTTAAAAACTTCGCTCTCAAAAACGATTGAGCTTTTGTCTAAAAATGACAATGGCTTCTTTATCATGGCCGAGGGTGCACAAATTGACTATGGAGCTCATGCCAACGATCTCCCCTATGTTGTTACCGAACAGCATGACTTTGATCGGCTTGTCGGGGAAGCCCTAAAATTTGCGGACCAAGATGGCGAAACACTCGTTATTGTCACTGCAGATCACGAAACTGGCGGACTTTCCCTATTGGATGCCAATTATAAAAAAGGAACGATAAGAGGAAATTTCAGCAGCGATGACCACACCAACATTATGGTACCTGTCTTTGCTTATGGTCCCGGCGCACAGCATTTTATTGGTATCTACAACAATACAGCAGTTTTTAAAAAGATTATTCAAGCGTATCGGTTGAAATAA